From the genome of Scytonema hofmannii PCC 7110, one region includes:
- a CDS encoding zinc-dependent alcohol dehydrogenase, with translation MKAVCWQGTNKVEVETVPDPKIINPRDAIVKITSTAICGSDLHLYDGFNPTMKPGDILGHEFMGEIVELGSAVKNKQVGDRVVVPFTISCGSCFFCQKDLWSLCDNSNPNAWMAEKLMGHSPSGLFGYSHLTGGYAGGQAEYARVPFADVGLFKIPDGLTDEQVLFFTDIFPTGYMAAENCNIQPGDTVAIWGCGPVGQFAIRSAFMLGAGRVIAIDRVPERLQMAKDGGAEVLNYESVDVGEALKEMTGGLGPDSVMDAVGMEAHGMGLEGFYDKAMQAVRMETDRPNVLRQAIVACRKGGTVSVPGVYTGFVDKMPMGAFMNKGLTMKTGQTHVHKYLHTLLDRVQNGDIDPSFVITHRLPLEQAPHGYEIFKHKKDNCIKIVLKPGQAA, from the coding sequence ATGAAAGCAGTTTGCTGGCAAGGCACGAACAAGGTAGAAGTTGAAACCGTACCCGATCCCAAAATCATTAATCCGCGTGATGCGATCGTGAAAATCACGTCAACGGCGATCTGCGGTTCTGATTTGCATCTGTATGACGGCTTCAACCCCACAATGAAACCAGGAGACATATTGGGTCATGAATTCATGGGAGAGATCGTTGAACTAGGTAGCGCTGTTAAAAATAAACAAGTTGGCGATCGCGTCGTTGTCCCTTTTACAATTTCCTGCGGCTCGTGTTTCTTCTGCCAAAAGGATTTATGGTCGCTGTGCGATAACTCCAACCCCAATGCTTGGATGGCGGAAAAACTTATGGGTCATTCCCCATCTGGTCTTTTCGGCTACTCTCATTTGACGGGGGGCTATGCGGGCGGTCAAGCGGAATATGCCCGCGTTCCTTTTGCCGATGTCGGGTTATTTAAGATTCCCGATGGACTAACAGACGAACAAGTCCTGTTTTTTACGGATATTTTCCCTACTGGTTATATGGCAGCAGAGAATTGTAACATCCAACCAGGAGATACGGTGGCGATTTGGGGTTGCGGTCCAGTTGGGCAGTTTGCTATCAGAAGTGCCTTCATGCTGGGTGCTGGGCGCGTCATTGCAATCGATCGCGTTCCCGAAAGGCTCCAGATGGCAAAAGACGGTGGAGCAGAAGTCTTGAACTATGAGTCTGTCGATGTGGGTGAAGCCCTCAAAGAAATGACTGGGGGTCTCGGTCCCGATTCCGTCATGGATGCAGTGGGAATGGAAGCTCACGGCATGGGTTTAGAAGGCTTTTATGATAAGGCGATGCAGGCAGTGCGAATGGAAACCGATCGACCCAATGTATTGCGTCAAGCGATAGTTGCCTGTCGTAAAGGGGGTACGGTATCGGTTCCCGGTGTTTACACTGGCTTTGTAGACAAGATGCCGATGGGTGCTTTCATGAACAAAGGCTTAACCATGAAAACAGGACAAACGCACGTTCATAAGTATTTGCACACGCTACTCGATCGCGTTCAAAACGGCGACATTGACCCCTCGTTCGTAATCACCCACCGTCTGCCGCTAGAGCAAGCCCCGCACGGCTACGAAATCTTCAAGCACAAGAAAGACAACTGCATCAAGATCGTGCTCAAGCCCGGTCAGGCTGCTTGA
- a CDS encoding DNA-binding protein, translated as MSKSLPYHDFLISNLKDPNYAALYIETHMELEEGEELDPRLLRLALSNVAEALGEQHMTLEQAKLHLEKLDELLSQPGVEAIYNLGNWLNALGLKLNVSVAPKVDNSLTNVASSSEISV; from the coding sequence ATGTCTAAAAGCTTGCCATACCACGATTTTCTGATTTCAAATCTCAAAGACCCAAATTATGCTGCGCTATATATTGAAACGCATATGGAATTAGAAGAAGGAGAAGAATTAGACCCCAGATTACTGCGATTAGCACTTAGCAATGTAGCTGAAGCTCTTGGTGAACAACACATGACACTAGAACAAGCAAAACTCCATTTAGAAAAATTAGATGAATTGCTTTCACAACCTGGGGTTGAGGCAATTTATAACTTGGGTAATTGGTTAAATGCACTAGGTTTAAAACTTAATGTTAGTGTTGCTCCTAAAGTAGATAATAGTTTGACAAATGTTGCTAGTAGTTCTGAAATAAGTGTTTAG
- a CDS encoding type II toxin-antitoxin system RelE/ParE family toxin: protein MEAQPRDVQRYITPDGKVPFDEWFYQLGDIKAKSIIGKSLDRLSFGNLGNYRSVGGGVCELKIDSGLGYRIYFGQIGTTIILLLCGGDKSTQDRDIVKAIEYWKDYRS from the coding sequence ATGGAAGCACAACCAAGAGATGTCCAACGTTATATTACGCCTGATGGCAAAGTTCCTTTTGATGAATGGTTTTACCAGCTTGGAGATATAAAAGCCAAAAGTATAATCGGTAAAAGCCTGGATAGACTCAGTTTTGGTAATTTAGGGAACTATCGTTCAGTGGGCGGAGGAGTTTGTGAACTAAAAATCGATTCTGGTCTTGGTTATCGCATTTACTTTGGACAAATTGGAACAACAATTATACTACTTCTATGTGGTGGAGATAAAAGCACTCAAGATCGAGATATTGTCAAAGCTATAGAATACTGGAAAGACTATAGGAGTTAA
- a CDS encoding DNA-binding protein, whose protein sequence is MPTSDSYFADLILRLKDPNYAALYLDTHMESEEGEAFDTRLIQLALTHVANALGEEHMTPEQAKKHIEKLDKLLLEPGSEAIYNLGNWLNALGLKLTVSAAPKVDRSLTNIVSSSEISV, encoded by the coding sequence ATGCCAACTAGTGATAGTTATTTTGCTGATTTAATTTTACGTCTTAAAGATCCTAATTATGCTGCACTTTATCTCGATACTCATATGGAATCGGAAGAAGGAGAAGCATTCGATACTAGATTAATTCAACTAGCGTTAACTCATGTAGCAAACGCACTAGGAGAAGAACATATGACACCAGAACAAGCAAAAAAACACATAGAAAAATTAGATAAATTACTTTTAGAACCTGGCTCTGAAGCGATTTATAACTTGGGTAATTGGTTAAATGCACTGGGATTAAAACTCACTGTTAGTGCTGCTCCTAAAGTAGATCGTAGTTTAACAAATATTGTAAGTAGTTCTGAAATAAGTGTTTAA
- a CDS encoding type II toxin-antitoxin system RelE/ParE family toxin, translated as MNRLSLGNFGNYHSVGEGVCELKINYSSGYRIYFGQIGTTIVLLLCGGDKSTQDQDILKAIEFWKEFRRRENAN; from the coding sequence ATCAACCGACTTAGTCTTGGCAATTTTGGTAATTATCATTCGGTTGGAGAAGGAGTGTGTGAATTAAAAATCAATTATAGTTCTGGATACCGCATCTATTTTGGACAAATTGGAACAACAATTGTACTGCTTCTGTGTGGAGGCGATAAAAGTACTCAAGACCAAGATATTCTTAAAGCAATAGAATTTTGGAAAGAATTTAGGAGAAGAGAAAATGCCAACTAG
- a CDS encoding DNA-binding protein yields MPKSLPYHDFLISHLKDPSYSALYIEAILEEKNPEPELLKMALSNVAEALNEQHMTPEQAKLHLEKLDELLSQPGAEAIHNLGNWLNALGLQLTVSAAPKVDRSLTNIASSSEISV; encoded by the coding sequence ATGCCTAAAAGTTTACCTTACCATGACTTTCTCATTTCACACCTTAAAGATCCAAGTTACTCGGCTCTTTATATTGAGGCTATTTTAGAAGAAAAAAATCCTGAACCTGAACTGCTAAAAATGGCACTTAGCAACGTAGCTGAGGCTCTGAACGAACAACACATGACACCAGAACAAGCAAAACTACACCTAGAAAAATTAGATGAATTGCTTTCACAACCTGGGGCTGAAGCAATTCATAACTTAGGTAATTGGTTAAATGCACTGGGATTACAACTTACTGTTAGTGCTGCTCCTAAAGTAGATCGTAGTTTGACAAATATTGCAAGTAGTTCTGAAATAAGTGTTTAA
- a CDS encoding type II toxin-antitoxin system RelE/ParE family toxin: MEAQPREIQRYTTPEGRIPFDEWFDSLRDVKAQVKIEARFERVRLGNLGDYRSVGEGVCELKIDYASGYRIYFGQVGTTIVLLLCGGDKSSQDQDIPQAIKYWKEYRS; this comes from the coding sequence ATGGAAGCACAGCCAAGAGAAATTCAACGTTATACCACACCTGAGGGCAGAATTCCTTTCGACGAATGGTTTGATTCCCTGCGGGATGTTAAAGCTCAAGTTAAGATTGAGGCGAGGTTTGAACGAGTTAGGCTTGGCAATTTAGGAGATTATCGTTCTGTGGGAGAAGGAGTTTGTGAACTTAAAATAGATTACGCTTCTGGTTACCGCATCTATTTTGGACAAGTTGGAACAACAATTGTGCTTCTTCTGTGCGGTGGTGATAAAAGTAGTCAGGATCAAGACATTCCGCAAGCAATAAAATATTGGAAAGAGTATAGGAGTTAA
- a CDS encoding type II toxin-antitoxin system HicB family antitoxin encodes MGINKREFYVIIERDEDGHYVGEVPQLKACYSQGETIDELMANIKEVIELCLEKNDENIPEFVGIQKVVV; translated from the coding sequence ATGGGTATTAATAAAAGAGAATTTTACGTTATTATTGAACGAGATGAAGATGGACATTATGTTGGTGAAGTACCTCAGTTAAAAGCCTGTTATAGCCAAGGTGAAACTATTGATGAGTTAATGGCAAATATAAAAGAAGTTATTGAACTTTGCTTAGAAAAAAATGATGAAAATATACCAGAATTTGTAGGTATTCAAAAGGTAGTCGTCTGA
- a CDS encoding serine/threonine-protein kinase has translation MAWVIGQKLQGGKYTIDRQLGEGGFGITYRAVNNNGQYVVIKTLNDTVQSHSHFAKFQQDFLNEAIKLAKCRHANIVSIHEVIQEDTLWCIVMEYIDGENLATQVERQGTLSEKEALHYIQQIGEALTVVHNNGLLHRDVKPENIVLRANKSEAVLIDFGIAREFTQNLTQTHTQMLADGFAPVEQYDKRAKRGAYTDVYALAATLYFLLTGEVPTISPLRAIGTLLEEPKTLNSSISNSVNQAILKGMEVKPENRLQSVQQWLELLSIGAVKLFSSQRVDYTKLRDLLAADKWKEADRETSNLILYAARPNKGCLLDSESIKKISCEDLQIINHLWLHYSLGRFGFSVQKRIWEKAEGDVDKFGNCVGWRVDNSWRKY, from the coding sequence ATGGCTTGGGTAATTGGACAGAAATTACAAGGTGGCAAATACACAATTGATCGACAACTAGGCGAAGGTGGCTTTGGTATCACTTATCGCGCAGTAAACAACAATGGGCAATACGTTGTCATTAAGACTCTAAATGATACCGTCCAAAGCCATTCCCATTTTGCCAAATTTCAACAAGATTTCTTGAACGAAGCCATAAAACTCGCTAAATGCCGCCATGCTAATATAGTAAGCATCCATGAAGTCATTCAAGAGGATACCTTATGGTGCATTGTGATGGAATATATCGATGGCGAAAATTTAGCCACTCAGGTTGAAAGGCAAGGCACTTTGTCTGAAAAAGAAGCATTACACTACATTCAACAAATTGGAGAAGCACTCACAGTAGTTCACAATAACGGCTTGCTGCATCGAGATGTAAAGCCAGAGAATATAGTTTTACGTGCTAACAAATCGGAAGCTGTGTTAATTGATTTTGGCATTGCCCGTGAGTTTACTCAAAATCTCACTCAAACTCATACCCAAATGCTAGCTGATGGTTTTGCACCAGTTGAACAATATGACAAGCGAGCAAAGCGGGGCGCGTATACAGATGTTTATGCTTTAGCAGCAACTTTATATTTTTTGTTAACAGGAGAAGTACCAACAATATCTCCACTTAGGGCTATTGGTACTCTGTTGGAAGAGCCAAAGACATTGAATTCTAGTATTAGTAATAGTGTGAATCAGGCAATTCTCAAAGGGATGGAGGTAAAGCCAGAAAATCGCCTTCAGTCAGTACAGCAGTGGTTGGAATTATTAAGTATTGGAGCAGTGAAACTCTTTTCTTCACAAAGGGTTGATTACACAAAACTACGGGATTTACTAGCAGCTGATAAATGGAAAGAAGCAGATCGAGAAACAAGCAATCTCATACTGTATGCAGCCCGTCCAAATAAAGGCTGTCTACTTGACTCTGAATCGATCAAGAAAATTTCCTGTGAAGACCTTCAGATAATTAACCATCTTTGGTTACATTATAGCCTGGGTCGATTCGGATTCAGTGTCCAAAAACGTATTTGGGAAAAAGCAGAAGGAGATGTAGATAAGTTTGGCAATTGTGTTGGATGGCGTGTAGATAACTCGTGGCGTAAATATTAA